One region of Oryza sativa Japonica Group chromosome 5, ASM3414082v1 genomic DNA includes:
- the LOC4338479 gene encoding patellin-6: MSPTATPSPAPAAVAAAPKPPPSGTGAKRSLMSSLMEATALLRSSSFKEDSYVASALPASDLRALADLRALLSTHPDPISIWGVPLNPAPPQGGEGAPAPAAAADERADVVLLKFLRARDFRVRDAHAMLLRCAAWRAEFRADAVLDEDLGFKDLEGVVAYMHGWDREGHPVCYNAYGVFKDRDMYDRVFGDGERLARFLRWRVQVMERGVRALHLRPGGVNAIIQVTDLKDMPKRELRAASNQILSLFQDNYPEMVARKVFINVPWYFSVLFSMISPFLTERTKSKFVIAREGNVAETLFKFIRPELVPVQYGGLSRAGDLENGPPKPASEFTIKGGEKVFLEIDGIEAGATITWDLVVGGWELEYGAEYVPAAEDSYTLCVERTRKVPAAADEPVHNAFTAREAGKMVLSIDNSGSRKRKVAAYRYFVRKPSA, encoded by the exons ATGTCTCCGACCGCCACCCCAtcccccgcgcccgccgcggtggcggcagcgcccaagccgccgccgtcggggacgggggcgaagCGCAGCCTGATGTCGTCGCTGATGGAGGCCACCGCGCTGCTCAGGTCGTCGTCGTTCAAGGAGGACTCGTACGTGGCGTCCGCGCTCCCGGCGTCCGACCTCCGCGCGCTCGCCGACCTCAGGGCGCTGCTGTCCACGCACCCGGACCCAATCTCCATCTGGGGCGTGCCGCTCAACCCGGCGCCGCCCCAGGGCGGGGAGGGGGCCCcggccccggccgccgccgccgacgagcgcgCCGACGTCGTGCTGCTCAAGTTCCTCCGCGCGCGGGACTTCCGCGTCCGCGACGCGCACGCCATGCTGCTCCGCTGCGCCGCGTGGCGGGCCGAGTTCCGCGCCGACGCCGTGCTGGACGAGGACCTCGGGTTCAAGGACCTGGAGGGGGTCGTCGCCTACATGCACGGCTGGGACCGGGAGGGCCACCCGGTCTGCTACAACGCCTACGGCGTCTTCAAGGACAGGGACATGTACGACCGcgtcttcggcgacggcgagcgcctcGCCCGCTTCCTCCGCTGGCGCGTCCAGGTCATGGAGCGCGGCGTCCGCGCGCTCCACCTCCGCCCCGGCGGCGTCAACGCCATCATCCAGGTCACCGACCTCAAGGACATGCCCAAGCGCGAGCTCCGCGCCGCGTCCAACCAgatcctctccctcttccaGGACAACTACCCTGAGATGGTCGCGCGCAAG GTGTTCATCAACGTGCCCTGGTACTTCTCGGTGCTGTTCTCCATGATCTCGCCGTTCCTCACGGAGCGCACCAAGAGCAAGTTCGTCATCGCGCGCGAGGGCAACGTCGCCGAGACGCTCTTCAA GTTCATCCGGCCGGAGCTGGTGCCGGTGCAGTACGGCGGGCTGAGCCGCGCCGGCGACCTGGAGAACGGCCCGCCGAAGCCGGCGTCCGAGTTCACCATCAAGGGCGGCGAGAAGGTCTTCCTAGAGATCGACGGCATCGAG gcCGGCGCGACGATAACGTGGGACCTGGTGGTGGGCGGGTGGGAGCTGGAGTACGGCGCGGAGTacgtgccggcggcggaggacagcTACACGCTGTGCGTGGAGCGGACGAGGAaggtgccggccgccgccgacgagccggTGCACAACGCCTTCACGGCGAGGGAGGCCGGCAAGATGGTGCTCTCCATCGACAACTCCGGCTCCCGGAAGCGGAAGGTCGCCGCCTACCGGTACTTCGTGCGCAAGCCGTCGGCgtag